A section of the Methanoregula formicica SMSP genome encodes:
- a CDS encoding antitoxin VapB family protein yields MQEEVPKECNYGRTLYLPVTKTLRLTESAYHALKAHKRPGETYSDVILLLTGGGEKRACDFLQTIDAAVRSEIAGFVKMKTSELDYVRPRKDCQATRPRLHRHSPAATSRPAG; encoded by the coding sequence GTGCAGGAGGAAGTGCCGAAAGAGTGTAACTATGGACGCACCCTGTATTTACCGGTGACAAAAACTCTCCGCCTCACGGAATCTGCGTATCACGCGCTCAAGGCCCATAAGCGGCCCGGCGAGACTTATTCCGATGTGATCCTCCTCCTCACCGGGGGCGGGGAGAAAAGAGCCTGCGATTTTTTACAGACAATCGATGCCGCGGTCAGGAGCGAGATCGCAGGATTTGTGAAAATGAAAACGTCCGAGCTTGATTATGTAAGACCCCGGAAGGATTGCCAGGCAACCCGGCCTAGATTGCATCGTCATTCTCCAGCAGCCACTTCCAGACCGGCCGGATGA